A genomic segment from Nicotiana tabacum cultivar K326 chromosome 9, ASM71507v2, whole genome shotgun sequence encodes:
- the LOC107773546 gene encoding zinc finger CCCH domain-containing protein 46 isoform X1: protein MDAYEATKIVLSRIQSLDPENASKIMGYILIQDQGEKEMIRLAFGPETHLVSLINQAKACLGLSSNTSSATSTPNSPSPFNPMSNATKLNPFPQSSPRIMIPNNGFVHSLPNSPWSSGSPVFSRSPRPIMASSSSLSYAAVVNGSTNSVSGSSTTSLSLPFYNNNNELNDEFGSNTSVQVQDHQVLSFLDESSLDPIMSPSGRSDSLVFPYGNCEETPHLHRRSCSVNDVFLGGGGGLDDSGGGGSGGFGWKPCMYYARGFCKNGNSCKFLHSVGGFQDSDGSSAIVGSPSNNKVDSFDDFLRMKALQQQQQQRFAAASLMASGAHHHPLAYNKCMNILNDNQRSAAAAFMMGEEFHKFGRCRPDRSDFSAMAMGGISNSSSRQIYLTFPADSTFKEEDVSNYFSMYGPVQDVRIPYQQKRMFGFVTFVYPETVKLILAKGNPHFVCDSRVLVKPYKEKGKVADKKQLQQQHSMDRGELSTCLSPSALESREPYDLPFGAGMFYNSHEMMLRRKLEQEAELQQAIELQGRRLMNLQLMDLKNQHRNDHFPSSLSASLPTASEMQFHSQNSHSLVPLSNGIDEEIPAENNDIHEATKAPYNASDEKVSQEMLPSDIGNENGSKEQTANTDDSNLQESSLEHILPDNLFASPTKSAAEHQASFSTDSAEAGVRSPITTTTTTTSNNISMLPTTSALNMASLKSCYFHMPRFTSGQEAIEM, encoded by the exons ATGGATGCATATGAAGCAACAAAGATAGTTTTATCAAGGATTCAAAGTTTGGATCCAGAAAATGCTTCAAAAATCATGGGTTATATTTTGATACAAGACCAAGGAGAAAAGGAGATGATAAGATTAGCTTTTGGTCCAGAAACCCATTTGGTTTCACTAATCAACCAAGCTAAAGCTTGTTTAGGACTTTCATCAAACACTTCATCTGCAACTTCAACTCCTAACTCTCCTTCACCTTTTAACCCCATGTCAAATGCTACAAAGTTGAACCCTTTCCCACAATCTTCACCAAGAATCATGATTCCCAATAATGGGTTTGTTCATTCTTTACCTAATTCACCGTGGTCTAGTGGGTCACCTGTGTTTTCTAGAAGCCCTAGACCAATAATGGCTAGCTCTAGTTCACTATCTTATGCTGCTGTTGTGAATGGTTCAACTAATTCTGTTTCTGGGTCTTCAACTACTTCACTATCACTACCTTTTTACAATAATAACAATGAGCTTAATGATGAGTTTGGTAGTAATACTAGTGTTCAAGTTCAAGATCATCAAGTCTTGTCATTTCTTGATGAGTCATCATTGGATCCAATTATGAGTCCTAGTGGTAGAAGTGATTCACTTGTTTTCCCTTATGGGAATTGTGAGGAAACCCCTCATCTTCATAGGAGGAGTTGTTCAGTGAATGATGTTTTTCTTGGTGGGGGTGGGGGGCTAGATGATAGTGGGGGTGGGGGTAGTGGGGGGTTTGGTTGGAAGCCTTGCATGTATTATGCAAGAGGGTTTTGCAAGAATGGGAATAGTTGTAAGTTTTTGCATAGTGTTGGTGGTTTTCAAGATTCTGATGGGTCTAGTGCTATTGTTGGTTCTCCTAGTAATAATAAAGttgattcttttgatgattttctAAGGATGAAAGCCttacaacagcagcaacaacagagGTTTGCTGCTGCTTCTCTTATGGCTTCTGGTGCTCATCATCATCCACTTGCTTATAACAAGTGTATGAACATCTTGAATGATAACCAAAG ATCGGCTGCAGCAGCGTTTATGATGGGAGAAGAATTCCACAAATTTGGTCGATGCCGGCCTGATAGAAGTGATTTTTCAGCAATGGCGATGGGCGGTATCTCAAATTCAAGTTCGCGACAGATTTACTTAACATTTCCTGCTGATAGCACATTTAAGGAGGAGGATGTGTCTAATTACTTTAG CATGTATGGGCCAGTTCAAGATGTTAGAATTCCGTATCAGCAGAAGCGCATGTTTGGATTCGTTACGTTTGTCTACCCAGAAACTGTGAAGCTGATCTTGGCTAAAGGAAACCCTCATTTTGTGTGTGATTCTCGTGTACTTGTCAAGCCCtacaaggaaaaaggaaaagTCGCAGACAA GAAGCAACTGCAACAACAGCATTCGATGGATAGAGGAGAGCTGTCGACATGTTTAAGCCCATCAGCGCTTGAGTCTAGGGAGCCATATGACCTTCCCTTTG GAGCAGGAATGTTTTATAATTCGCATGAGATGATGTTGAGAAGAAAATTAGAGCAGGAGGCTGAATTGCAGCAAGCCATTGAACTTCAAGGCAGAAGGTTAATGAATTTGCAGCTGATGGACCTGAAGAATCAACACCGCAATGATCACTTCCCGTCAAGTCTCTCTGCTAGTCTTCCAACTGCTTCGGAGATGCAGTTTCACTCTCAAAACAGTCATAGTCTTGTTCCTCTGTCTAATGGCATTGATGAAGAAATCCCTGCAG AAAATAACGATATCCATGAAGCTACCAAGGCCCCATATAATGCATCTGATGAGAAGGTGTCTCAGGAAATGCTGCCTAGCGATATTGGGAACGAGAACGGCAGCAAGGAGCAGACCGCCAACACCGACGACTCTAATCTTCAAGAAAG CAGCTTGGAGCACATCCTTCCTGATAACCTTTTTGCTTCTCCAACAAAGTCTGCTGCAGAACACCAGGCCTCATTCTCCACTGATTCAGCTGAAGCCGGCGTTAGATCCCCAataactactactactactactacttctAACAATATATCTATGCTTCCCACAACTTCTGCCCTCAACATGGCTTCTCTTAAATCTTGTTACTTCCACATGCCAAG GTTTACTTCTGGGCAAGAAGCCATTGAAATGTAG
- the LOC107773546 gene encoding zinc finger CCCH domain-containing protein 46 isoform X2: MDAYEATKIVLSRIQSLDPENASKIMGYILIQDQGEKEMIRLAFGPETHLVSLINQAKACLGLSSNTSSATSTPNSPSPFNPMSNATKLNPFPQSSPRIMIPNNGFVHSLPNSPWSSGSPVFSRSPRPIMASSSSLSYAAVVNGSTNSVSGSSTTSLSLPFYNNNNELNDEFGSNTSVQVQDHQVLSFLDESSLDPIMSPSGRSDSLVFPYGNCEETPHLHRRSCSVNDVFLGGGGGLDDSGGGGSGGFGWKPCMYYARGFCKNGNSCKFLHSVGGFQDSDGSSAIVGSPSNNKVDSFDDFLRMKALQQQQQQRFAAASLMASGAHHHPLAYNKCMNILNDNQRSAAAAFMMGEEFHKFGRCRPDRSDFSAMAMGGISNSSSRQIYLTFPADSTFKEEDVSNYFSMYGPVQDVRIPYQQKRMFGFVTFVYPETVKLILAKGNPHFVCDSRVLVKPYKEKGKVADKKQLQQQHSMDRGELSTCLSPSALESREPYDLPFGAGMFYNSHEMMLRRKLEQEAELQQAIELQGRRLMNLQLMDLKNQHRNDHFPSSLSASLPTASEMQFHSQNSHSLVPLSNGIDEEIPAENNDIHEATKAPYNASDEKVSQEMLPSDIGNENGSKEQTANTDDSNLQESLEHILPDNLFASPTKSAAEHQASFSTDSAEAGVRSPITTTTTTTSNNISMLPTTSALNMASLKSCYFHMPRFTSGQEAIEM, encoded by the exons ATGGATGCATATGAAGCAACAAAGATAGTTTTATCAAGGATTCAAAGTTTGGATCCAGAAAATGCTTCAAAAATCATGGGTTATATTTTGATACAAGACCAAGGAGAAAAGGAGATGATAAGATTAGCTTTTGGTCCAGAAACCCATTTGGTTTCACTAATCAACCAAGCTAAAGCTTGTTTAGGACTTTCATCAAACACTTCATCTGCAACTTCAACTCCTAACTCTCCTTCACCTTTTAACCCCATGTCAAATGCTACAAAGTTGAACCCTTTCCCACAATCTTCACCAAGAATCATGATTCCCAATAATGGGTTTGTTCATTCTTTACCTAATTCACCGTGGTCTAGTGGGTCACCTGTGTTTTCTAGAAGCCCTAGACCAATAATGGCTAGCTCTAGTTCACTATCTTATGCTGCTGTTGTGAATGGTTCAACTAATTCTGTTTCTGGGTCTTCAACTACTTCACTATCACTACCTTTTTACAATAATAACAATGAGCTTAATGATGAGTTTGGTAGTAATACTAGTGTTCAAGTTCAAGATCATCAAGTCTTGTCATTTCTTGATGAGTCATCATTGGATCCAATTATGAGTCCTAGTGGTAGAAGTGATTCACTTGTTTTCCCTTATGGGAATTGTGAGGAAACCCCTCATCTTCATAGGAGGAGTTGTTCAGTGAATGATGTTTTTCTTGGTGGGGGTGGGGGGCTAGATGATAGTGGGGGTGGGGGTAGTGGGGGGTTTGGTTGGAAGCCTTGCATGTATTATGCAAGAGGGTTTTGCAAGAATGGGAATAGTTGTAAGTTTTTGCATAGTGTTGGTGGTTTTCAAGATTCTGATGGGTCTAGTGCTATTGTTGGTTCTCCTAGTAATAATAAAGttgattcttttgatgattttctAAGGATGAAAGCCttacaacagcagcaacaacagagGTTTGCTGCTGCTTCTCTTATGGCTTCTGGTGCTCATCATCATCCACTTGCTTATAACAAGTGTATGAACATCTTGAATGATAACCAAAG ATCGGCTGCAGCAGCGTTTATGATGGGAGAAGAATTCCACAAATTTGGTCGATGCCGGCCTGATAGAAGTGATTTTTCAGCAATGGCGATGGGCGGTATCTCAAATTCAAGTTCGCGACAGATTTACTTAACATTTCCTGCTGATAGCACATTTAAGGAGGAGGATGTGTCTAATTACTTTAG CATGTATGGGCCAGTTCAAGATGTTAGAATTCCGTATCAGCAGAAGCGCATGTTTGGATTCGTTACGTTTGTCTACCCAGAAACTGTGAAGCTGATCTTGGCTAAAGGAAACCCTCATTTTGTGTGTGATTCTCGTGTACTTGTCAAGCCCtacaaggaaaaaggaaaagTCGCAGACAA GAAGCAACTGCAACAACAGCATTCGATGGATAGAGGAGAGCTGTCGACATGTTTAAGCCCATCAGCGCTTGAGTCTAGGGAGCCATATGACCTTCCCTTTG GAGCAGGAATGTTTTATAATTCGCATGAGATGATGTTGAGAAGAAAATTAGAGCAGGAGGCTGAATTGCAGCAAGCCATTGAACTTCAAGGCAGAAGGTTAATGAATTTGCAGCTGATGGACCTGAAGAATCAACACCGCAATGATCACTTCCCGTCAAGTCTCTCTGCTAGTCTTCCAACTGCTTCGGAGATGCAGTTTCACTCTCAAAACAGTCATAGTCTTGTTCCTCTGTCTAATGGCATTGATGAAGAAATCCCTGCAG AAAATAACGATATCCATGAAGCTACCAAGGCCCCATATAATGCATCTGATGAGAAGGTGTCTCAGGAAATGCTGCCTAGCGATATTGGGAACGAGAACGGCAGCAAGGAGCAGACCGCCAACACCGACGACTCTAATCTTCAAGAAAG CTTGGAGCACATCCTTCCTGATAACCTTTTTGCTTCTCCAACAAAGTCTGCTGCAGAACACCAGGCCTCATTCTCCACTGATTCAGCTGAAGCCGGCGTTAGATCCCCAataactactactactactactacttctAACAATATATCTATGCTTCCCACAACTTCTGCCCTCAACATGGCTTCTCTTAAATCTTGTTACTTCCACATGCCAAG GTTTACTTCTGGGCAAGAAGCCATTGAAATGTAG